Proteins found in one Enterococcus sp. 9D6_DIV0238 genomic segment:
- a CDS encoding TetR/AcrR family transcriptional regulator, with the protein MSEAQITKKAISSALIDLCGRKLFSKISVQDITKEVGLNRQTFYYHFTDKNDLLRWIYTHDALIYLDSPDTSIDNWEEQALKMLKAIQEKNDFYYNTVNSDSEILRTCFSEITNKLFIHLFEQMDKEKQLLPEDKVFYARFFSYGCSGVLIDWILGGYKESPLEIATQLFRLAKDTEFFSYRLYAQENELL; encoded by the coding sequence ATGAGCGAAGCACAGATTACCAAAAAAGCGATTTCGTCTGCATTGATCGACTTATGCGGTAGAAAATTATTTAGCAAGATCAGTGTACAAGACATTACGAAAGAAGTCGGCTTAAACCGCCAAACATTTTATTATCATTTTACAGATAAAAACGACCTACTACGTTGGATTTACACCCATGATGCGTTGATCTATTTGGATTCACCAGATACGAGTATCGACAATTGGGAAGAGCAAGCCTTAAAAATGCTTAAAGCGATCCAAGAAAAAAATGATTTTTACTATAATACAGTCAATTCTGATTCTGAGATTTTAAGAACTTGTTTTTCTGAGATCACAAACAAATTATTTATTCATTTATTTGAACAGATGGATAAAGAAAAGCAGTTGCTTCCAGAAGATAAAGTCTTTTATGCCCGTTTCTTTTCATATGGCTGTAGCGGAGTACTGATCGACTGGATCTTAGGTGGTTATAAAGAGTCCCCGTTAGAGATTGCAACACAGCTCTTTCGATTAGCAAAAGATACAGAATTTTTCTCTTACCGTCTTTATGCACAAGAAAACGAACTATTATGA
- the ruvB gene encoding Holliday junction branch migration DNA helicase RuvB, whose protein sequence is MTEDERLLSAQSSEGEESLEKSLRPQFLEQYIGQDKVKQELTIYIEAARTREEALDHTLLYGPPGLGKTTMAMVIANEMNVNIRTTSGPAIERAGDLVAILNELEPGDVLFIDEIHRLPRLVEEMLYSAMEDFYVDIMVGQGTTAHPVHFPLPPFTLIGATTRAGMLSAPLRDRFGIISHMEYYETKDLKEIVQRSADIFQTEIVEEGAFEIARRSRGTPRIANRLLKRVRDFAQVQSNGVIDRMIADQALTLLQVDHEGLDYVDQKLLKTMIELYGGGPVGLSTIAVNISEETETVEDMYEPYLIQKGFIKRTPRGRIATPLAYEHFGYDSYYSE, encoded by the coding sequence ATGACTGAAGATGAGAGATTACTTTCAGCGCAAAGCAGCGAAGGTGAAGAGTCACTGGAAAAATCACTACGTCCGCAATTTCTCGAACAATATATCGGTCAGGATAAAGTAAAACAAGAGTTGACGATTTATATCGAAGCCGCTCGAACACGTGAGGAAGCTTTGGATCATACCCTTTTATATGGCCCTCCTGGTTTGGGGAAGACAACAATGGCAATGGTCATCGCCAATGAAATGAATGTCAATATCCGTACAACTAGCGGGCCTGCGATCGAACGAGCAGGCGATTTAGTGGCTATCTTGAACGAGCTGGAGCCCGGAGATGTGTTATTTATTGATGAAATCCATCGACTGCCTCGTTTAGTAGAGGAAATGCTATATTCAGCAATGGAAGATTTTTATGTGGATATCATGGTTGGACAGGGAACGACTGCTCATCCCGTTCATTTTCCTTTACCGCCGTTTACATTGATCGGTGCGACAACTCGAGCAGGAATGCTCTCGGCACCACTTAGAGACCGTTTTGGAATCATTTCACATATGGAGTATTACGAGACGAAAGATTTGAAAGAAATCGTTCAACGTTCAGCCGACATTTTTCAGACAGAAATCGTTGAAGAAGGCGCCTTTGAAATTGCTCGACGTTCTCGCGGCACGCCTAGAATTGCTAACCGTTTGTTGAAACGTGTTCGTGATTTTGCTCAGGTGCAGTCAAATGGTGTGATCGATCGAATGATTGCCGATCAAGCACTGACCCTTTTGCAGGTGGATCATGAAGGATTGGATTATGTCGATCAAAAGTTGCTGAAAACGATGATTGAATTGTATGGCGGCGGACCAGTGGGATTAAGTACGATCGCAGTCAATATCAGTGAAGAAACTGAAACAGTCGAAGATATGTACGAACCCTATCTGATACAAAAAGGATTTATCAAAAGAACGCCAAGAGGACGTATTGCCACACCACTGGCGTATGAACATTTTGGCTATGACTCTTATTATTCAGAATAA
- the ruvA gene encoding Holliday junction branch migration protein RuvA, translating into MYEYILGKVTFISPYYIVVETNGIGYQISVGNPYRYSGKTELEIKIYVHQVIREDAHTLYGFSDLDEKQLFLKLISVSGIGPKSALAIMASEDHGGLINAIESEDAKYLTKFPGVGKKTAQQMVLDLKGKLGELETSDAAVEAMAQTPQASSNNQALTEALEALSALGYSEKEIKRITPSLEGLGVQPTDEYLRNALKLMMKR; encoded by the coding sequence ATGTACGAATATATCCTTGGTAAAGTGACCTTTATCAGTCCTTATTATATTGTTGTAGAAACAAACGGCATCGGCTATCAAATCTCAGTAGGCAATCCTTACCGCTATTCAGGAAAGACAGAACTGGAGATCAAGATCTATGTTCATCAAGTCATTCGTGAAGATGCCCATACGTTATATGGCTTTAGTGATCTAGATGAGAAACAGCTCTTTTTGAAGTTAATCAGTGTTTCAGGGATTGGTCCCAAAAGTGCGCTGGCGATCATGGCATCTGAAGATCATGGCGGTTTGATCAATGCGATCGAAAGTGAAGACGCGAAATATTTGACGAAATTCCCAGGAGTAGGGAAAAAGACTGCTCAGCAAATGGTGCTGGATCTAAAAGGCAAACTCGGTGAATTAGAGACATCAGACGCAGCGGTTGAAGCGATGGCGCAGACACCACAAGCATCTTCGAATAATCAGGCATTGACAGAAGCATTAGAAGCGCTTAGTGCTTTAGGCTACAGTGAAAAAGAAATCAAACGAATCACACCAAGTTTAGAAGGTTTAGGCGTTCAGCCAACAGATGAATATTTACGTAATGCATTGAAATTGATGATGAAGCGTTAA
- a CDS encoding peptide ABC transporter substrate-binding protein gives MKKSKMTKLISVMMLSTLALAACGGGGKTDSTGSSTGGKKASGEQLFRVVVQQEMPSADLSVATNTISFSALNNVYEGLYRLDENSKPQPAGAIEMAEKSEDGLTYKFKLREDAKWSNGDPVVAADYVYGWQRTADPKTAAEYAYMFELVKNGADVSAGKKGLDELGIKANGDHELEVTLEQTTPYFDYLLAFPSFFPQNKKVVEEQGKDYATKSEASVYNGPFTLTDFDGPGTDTEWSYTKNDQYWDKDTVQLDKIEVKVVKEAPTSLNLFQDGQTDDVILSGELAQQMADDPQLVIQKEARTSYLEFNQRDADSPYHNENLRKAISYSIDRDAVVDRILGDGSIASTGLVPEGMSFSPKDNKDFAEENKGILKSDKEQAKKYWEAAKKELGIDSFKFDIVGDDTDSTKKILEYIQGAVKENLDGVDVTVTNVPFTVRLDRGKNGDFEVIMGGWGADYADPSSFTDLFVTGGAYNRGRYSNKEYDTLVQDSGKKNAADPEKRWDDMVQAEKLILDEMGVAPVYQKAEAHLRNSKVKGVVAHGAGATYDYKWTYISE, from the coding sequence ATGAAAAAATCGAAGATGACTAAATTGATCAGTGTTATGATGTTGTCGACACTTGCTTTAGCAGCATGTGGAGGCGGAGGAAAAACCGATTCGACAGGTAGCAGTACTGGAGGGAAAAAAGCTAGTGGGGAACAGCTTTTTAGAGTAGTTGTGCAACAAGAAATGCCAAGTGCTGATTTATCAGTCGCAACGAATACAATTAGCTTTTCGGCGTTAAACAACGTTTATGAAGGGTTATATCGTCTAGATGAGAACAGCAAACCTCAGCCGGCTGGTGCTATTGAAATGGCTGAAAAAAGTGAGGACGGACTGACATATAAATTCAAACTTAGAGAAGATGCTAAATGGTCTAATGGAGATCCTGTAGTGGCAGCAGACTATGTGTATGGCTGGCAACGTACAGCAGATCCTAAAACTGCAGCAGAATATGCCTACATGTTTGAATTAGTGAAGAACGGGGCAGATGTCTCAGCAGGTAAAAAAGGGCTTGATGAGCTTGGGATCAAAGCGAATGGCGATCATGAATTAGAAGTAACATTGGAGCAGACAACACCTTATTTCGATTACTTATTAGCATTTCCATCGTTCTTCCCGCAAAATAAAAAAGTAGTGGAAGAACAAGGGAAAGACTATGCAACGAAGAGTGAAGCATCTGTTTACAATGGTCCATTCACATTGACTGATTTTGATGGTCCAGGAACAGATACAGAATGGTCATATACAAAAAATGATCAATATTGGGATAAAGACACTGTACAATTAGATAAAATCGAAGTGAAAGTGGTCAAAGAAGCACCAACCTCTCTAAACTTATTCCAAGATGGTCAGACAGATGACGTTATTTTAAGTGGTGAACTGGCTCAGCAAATGGCAGATGATCCACAATTAGTCATCCAAAAAGAAGCCCGTACTTCTTACTTGGAATTTAACCAAAGGGATGCAGATTCTCCTTACCATAATGAGAACTTAAGAAAAGCAATTTCTTACTCTATCGATCGTGATGCTGTTGTTGACCGAATTTTAGGTGATGGGTCTATTGCTTCAACAGGGTTAGTGCCGGAAGGAATGTCGTTCTCGCCAAAAGACAATAAAGATTTCGCAGAAGAAAACAAAGGAATCTTGAAATCCGACAAAGAACAAGCGAAAAAATACTGGGAAGCAGCGAAAAAAGAACTGGGCATCGATTCATTCAAATTCGATATTGTCGGAGATGATACAGACTCGACGAAGAAAATCTTAGAATATATTCAGGGTGCTGTGAAAGAAAACCTTGACGGTGTAGATGTAACAGTGACCAATGTACCATTTACCGTTCGTTTAGATCGTGGTAAAAACGGTGATTTCGAAGTGATCATGGGCGGTTGGGGTGCTGATTATGCAGACCCAAGCAGTTTCACTGATTTATTTGTAACTGGTGGCGCGTATAATAGAGGCCGTTACTCAAATAAAGAATATGATACTTTAGTACAGGATTCTGGTAAAAAGAATGCTGCAGATCCTGAAAAACGTTGGGATGACATGGTTCAGGCTGAAAAGCTGATCCTTGATGAAATGGGTGTTGCTCCAGTTTATCAAAAAGCGGAAGCTCACCTACGGAACTCAAAAGTCAAAGGTGTCGTTGCACATGGTGCTGGCGCAACTTACGATTATAAATGGACGTATATTTCTGAATAA
- the msrB gene encoding peptide-methionine (R)-S-oxide reductase MsrB, which yields MEKPSKEELKQKLTDIEYAVTQENATERPFSGKYDDFYQDGIYVDIVSGEPLFSSTDKYDAGCGWPSFTHPIEKRGVKEKADFSLGMHRVEVRSKEADSHLGHVFTDGPQDQGGLRYCINAAALRFVPVEKLEEEGYGEYKSLFE from the coding sequence GTGGAAAAACCTTCAAAAGAAGAGCTGAAACAAAAATTGACCGATATTGAATATGCAGTAACCCAAGAAAACGCAACAGAGCGTCCATTCTCAGGAAAGTATGATGATTTTTATCAAGATGGGATATACGTCGATATCGTCAGCGGTGAGCCACTCTTTAGTTCGACTGACAAATATGATGCGGGCTGCGGTTGGCCTTCATTTACTCACCCTATAGAAAAACGCGGTGTCAAAGAAAAAGCCGATTTTTCATTGGGAATGCATCGGGTCGAAGTGCGGAGTAAAGAAGCAGATTCACATTTAGGTCACGTGTTCACAGACGGTCCCCAAGATCAAGGCGGTCTCCGCTATTGTATCAATGCAGCTGCTCTAAGATTTGTTCCAGTAGAAAAGTTAGAAGAAGAAGGATATGGAGAGTATAAATCCTTATTTGAATGA